TTGATAAGTTGGTTTGTTTAATAAAGTTTCAGCAATTAAAATATTATGCATAACATCACCCGCATCTTGGTCATTTTTCGGATTAACCTGTGCTGTGGAATTTGTTGTACTAACAACTTGCTCTAATAATTGCTGTAAATCATATTTAAAATCAGATGGATATGGTTGCTCATCTGGATTTTTATCCAAATATACTTTTTCTCAACTAAATTCTTGTTCAAAATCTGATTTAATATTATTAAAGAAAGTAGCATCAATTACATTTAATTTTGCCATATAACTATTAATTACTTGATTTGCCTGATTAATTTCTTGATCTAATTCAATTTCCTTTTTAATCATTTCACGTAGTTGGGCAAATTTTTCCATTCTAGTTTCCATTGTACCCCTCCAACTTTTTCAAACTACATTAAAATTATATATTATTATTAAAATTTTTGTTATTATTATAGTAATAATAAATAAGATAATGGGGGGATCTCAATGGCGAACCGTGATATTTCAAAGAAAAGAACATATGTTAATACTGACTTGTGTATTTCTTGTGGAAGCTGCATTATGATTGATGAAACTGAAACATTCTTTATGGATGATGATGGTTTTGCAAATACAACAGAAAATGATCAAGAACTAGTTGAAGCACAAATGGTTTGTCCAACAGCAGCGATCTTCATTAAAACATTAGAAGAATTTAAAGAAAAGCGCAAAAGTAGTCTTGATACTGATTAAAAAAATGTTTTATAAATACTTATAAAACATTTTTTTAATAATTATTTTCTTGCCGAGCAAAGTTTATTTTATTTTTCTTATTATATGCCGTAATTAAGTCGGTTTCGGTAAATTTTAATTCCTCAGCAATAATTAAATATTGATTTAACACTTGAAAATAAATTTTAGCTGTTTGCTTTTTAATTAATTTAGTACAAACAGCAAAACAATCCAAATAAAGTTTTGTTAGACTAAACGATTTGCCAACATATTTGTTTTGATAATGGTATTTATTAAAGTCAACTTGGAGACTACTCCCAATGCTAATCAAAAAATGAATTCCATCAATATATTCTTCTAATAAAATATCTTGTTTTGAAGCTGGTTTAACACTTCAATATTTAAAATCACGTTGTTCATTAATAAATTCTGCTAACTCAACTAAAAAAGCCAAAATTCGTTTATCTAATGTCTGCTCATCATTTAAGTTGAATTTTGTCAAAATGTGATGATCTAGTTTTTTTTGATTTTCAAGCAAATATGCAAAAGTTTTGTTACTTAACATTTTTAGCAACCTCCTGTTCTGCTCTAATTTTATTTAAAATAGTTTTTGCGCCGGGAATTTTATCATATTTTTTAACAACTTCTCCCGTTAAAGAAGCAATAATTCGTTCGGAAGCAAATGGATCACGGGGGTCATAAATTCAAGCATTATCAAAAACACTAGCAACATCTTCTTCCCCCATTGTACCAATGACTATCGCATGAAAACGATTCCGTCTTGTTCGTAACATCTCAATTCTTTCAATAATATCTGGCGATAAATCAGAAGTCATAAAATCACTAATTAATAATAAATCAGCATTAAAATATTCATTACTATCCATTACGGTTAAAGTATGTTGCAAAGCGGGTTCAACATCGGTATCACCACCAAAACTCTTAGATAAAAAATCAATTAACTTTGGAACAGAATCCTTCAATTGTGATAAATTATAAACATCTAAACTTTTTGAAAAATTAATCATATAACAAGGACGATGTTCTGACAAAGCAATTTTCGCAACTGCCAATGCTAATGCTTTGGCAATTTGTTCGGGACTACCGCGCATTGAAGAAGAGGTATCAATTGAAAGCACGATTGGACCTTTTTCTTCAGGAACATATGATTCAAAAGTTGTTAACTTAATTTGCTCTTTTGGAACCTTATCTTGGGATAAAAATTCAAAGGTTGTTAATTTTCCTTCAATATATTTCTTATAAAAAATATATTTTAAAACTGGATCTCGTAGTAAAA
This genomic window from Spiroplasma sp. SV19 contains:
- a CDS encoding ferredoxin — protein: MANRDISKKRTYVNTDLCISCGSCIMIDETETFFMDDDGFANTTENDQELVEAQMVCPTAAIFIKTLEEFKEKRKSSLDTD
- a CDS encoding dUTP diphosphatase, with translation MLSNKTFAYLLENQKKLDHHILTKFNLNDEQTLDKRILAFLVELAEFINEQRDFKYWSVKPASKQDILLEEYIDGIHFLISIGSSLQVDFNKYHYQNKYVGKSFSLTKLYLDCFAVCTKLIKKQTAKIYFQVLNQYLIIAEELKFTETDLITAYNKKNKINFARQENNY